DNA sequence from the Sesamum indicum cultivar Zhongzhi No. 13 unplaced genomic scaffold, S_indicum_v1.0 C01439, whole genome shotgun sequence genome:
GGATATGCCGAGGATGGAGGAATATATGAAGGTAGCCATCGTAACTTCTGCTTATATGATGTTGTTAACAACATCCTTGGTCGGTATGGGAAACCTAGTAACTAAGAAAGACTTTGACTGGATTACAAGTGAGCCACTGCTTCTTCTTGCATCCGCAACAATTTGTAGGTTAACCAACGACTTGGTAGGATACGGggtaagaaattaattaacacaaaTTTCACACTcaatttatacttaatttcTTGGACATATTATGCCAATTATTATCTTTCTTACAAGATTTTTTGGttctattaattttcatttatagtttgaaaagaAACCCACAGCAGTGGAATGTTACATGAATGAAAACGGTGCCTCAAAGGAGGAAGCTTTTGCTGAACTCCAAGAACAAGTCACGAA
Encoded proteins:
- the LOC110011520 gene encoding beta-caryophyllene synthase-like, whose amino-acid sequence is MEEYMKVAIVTSAYMMLLTTSLVGMGNLVTKKDFDWITSEPLLLLASATICRLTNDLVGYGFEKKPTAVECYMNENGASKEEAFAELQEQVTKAWKDMNQESLRPTIPVSMPVVTRALNFPRIAHLFYVEDDEYTKSEANIKDIIHGVLVEPIMSV